The genomic region attatattagctaCAGGTGTAttacatagtgattcagtattttcatAGATTACACACAgtacaaaatattataaaatattgactatattccctgtgccaGACATTATAGCcctatgacttatttattttataaataattgctGTTGGTATTTCTTAATCCGGTCTACATACTTTGCTGCCCCTCacacccacccctctcccctctggtaaccactagtttcttcTTTGAATCTGTGAGCCTGattctcttttgttatatttgttcatctatttttattttcttagtactTATTATTGTTTATCTGGTTGCATCAGATCTGAGATGTGGAACGTGGTATCCTTTTagttgtagcttgtgggatctagttctctgaccagggattgaacctggaccccctgcattgcaaacccagagtcttagtcactggaccatcaCAGAAATCACTATtttgatttttagattccacatagaagtgaaaatatacagcatttctctttccctgtctgacttatttcactaagcataatgacCTCCAAGTCAATCCATGTTCTCAACAGTcaggattttgttctttttagaaAGCTGAGGgggttctctggtggcacagttgtaaagaatctgcctatcattGCAAGAGACCTGATAGACCTGAGTTCgatgggtagagaagatcccctggagaaaggaatggaaactgattccagtatttttgcctggagaatcccatgcacacaggagcctgggtggctacagaccatgggtcaCAAAAATGACTGagttgacttagcatgcatgtattcAGCCTATTATGGTTACTGGCACCATACTGGCTATCTCAGAGTATacttcatctttttgttttgccaactaacattattatttttccatggaaagcattttattttaaatataacggTGTgcacatgttaatcccaaactcccaaactaTCTGTCCCGCCACTCCTCCCCTCTGGTAActctaagtttgttctctaagtctacaagtctgtttcagtcttgtaaataagtttaccCTTGTAAAATGTTACTGAATAGAGGGGtttacttttattcattttgttttattttaaactgaataatTTGAAGAGTCAACTGGCAAACTTTTTATGCTTTATTGGAATTGTAGAAAAAGTAGGGTGACCATGATAAGCTACCTAGTATGAGCGATTGATTATAGCATCTCCCCAAAAGGTGAGATAGTTACAATAGAGTCCCAGAATAGCCAGGAGATCATTAAGAGGTGGTGGGATTTTTGAAGACGATACTGTAATTCTTGGACTCCACTCCTCACCTCAGAGCTGCTGGGCTGCTTTGGAGGAGAAGGAACCCCTTTAACAAGAGATCTAGGTCCTTGATTTGTAAGACTCTGTGTGCTCAGAGGATGGGGCCAATTCAGGGCTCAGCATGGTCTTGGTTTGCATCGAATTCCTCATAAATAATGGGCTCAGTGGAGGGGTGCACGGGCCTCAGGGGAGTGGGAGTGAACCGTCTCTCAGAGAGGGTCCCGAGGTCCAAGTGAGCGTATATCACATCTTCTACTGCAGAGTCCTGAGAGGAGAGAGGTGAGAATGATGGACTGAGATATGATTTTCAAAGGCTGGGATATTGGGCGTTGGAAGGGCTCAGACTATGGCAAGGGTTTGGGCTGGGAGGACTCACCTCGCCATTCACTGTTCTGTCTTCCATGGGCTCTCCTTCCATGATGGCAACATCTGCAAATGGAAGAGAGTCAAGGCTCTTCAGGGTGGAGGCAGTTATTCCAGGCCTCCATAACTTTGATAGTTACATCAAAGCCAAAAAAAGGCAGGGGTGTGCCCCAGGTTGCTGAGCCTGTCTACTCcactaaatgaaaacaaaacaaaacaaaacattccaTAAACAAGCCCAGCCATTCACAGTCTGTCTCAGGATTCTGTGCAAACCCATGTACCCATCCTACGTCTTCTGTTATGGACCATCCTCTTCTACATATCAGCAGATTCCCAAGACCATGTAGGGGAGAAAAATGGATGGTTGTACTGGAAGGGAAGAACAGGGCTTGAAatgtccctggtggcccagaaatTAAGAGTCAACCTTCCAGTTCAGGGAgcgtaggttctatccctggtgggagaattGAGATCCCAAATGCCTTGAAGCAAGTATCCTCAATgatgcaactgctgagcccgtgagCTCTGGAGCCTTGAACTGCACCCCAGCACCACAATgaggatcccccatgctgcagccaagacctgatgcagccaagaaTAAACCAACACATAGTTTCATAAAAAATAACAGGGTTCCATGGGCCTCTGGAAGATGTTCCATCAGGGATTACAACAACGGAAATCAGTTTTTAACCTACAAGAAGTGAAAACGCAATTCTCTGCTACGAGCCCACTCCCCCTGGGTCAGATGATGCTGAGCTCACCACCTTCAGACTTACGATTTTGGGTAGAAAACCAGTGACAGACAAGAGCAGCGAGGATGATGCTGGTAGAGGTGAAGGCTATGATGAGCCCAAGGAAAATGTACCATGTGCAGGAGTGTGCTTGAGGAAGCTGTGCTTCTGCCAACAAGCCAAGGGAAGAAGGTCTGGTTATTCGTTGCATACACCCTGCCCCTACACACAGGAGTTATTGTTTCCTTGTGTCAAAGTGCGTCAGCGTCTGTCAACCTGATCAGTTATGGCCTCCACTTCCCAGGAGGTACCAAAGCATCCAGGAGAGATGCTAGCAGTGGATGAAGTAAGGAGGCCACGCAAGACCAGCTGAGGTCTGAAACAAGGTCTCCCAGGCACCAATGCAGTTTTTCTCTGCTGCCCCATATGACAAGGCCTTGTGTTTTTGAATGAATGTGACCCTTTAATCCACAATACATTTTGCCCTCCATCCACATAGATCTCGAATGGAAACTCATGAAGTTATGACACTTTTATTTCTGACCTGTGGAATGCTTAGTTCACAAAAACTAAGAGGAATAACACATATATAAGGCGCTCCCTAAAATTCTCTGCTTGCCCCGCCATCCATCCCCAAAGATCCTGGTGGAGGGAGGGTAAGCATCTCCCTTAAGCATGGGGTTAGGTCACTCTgatccactttcttcaatttagaaaTTCCCAGTCACAGAGCATGAGAAGCTCAATGTCCCCTCTGGTTCTAGGCAGACCACAGTCTTAAATCCTGACATGACAGGGACATTGAggagcccaaagtcacagagctgggaggTGGCAAGCCAACACTCACACAGGACCCCTCTGTCTTCTCATAAATTTACTGAGATAGGAGACCATCTTGTTTACCTTCTGAGGTGTGTGGTTCCATGGTTGATGGGCAAGTACTTGTAGTggatccttggggaaaaaaagaaagaagggatgaatAGTAACCTTCCTCATACTAACTGAAGGAGGAATGTTGTTTCTGGAAGGTTGACCTCCTGCCTGCCTTTGACTCTGTCATCCCTCAGAGCACTGACAGTGGAGGGGAGAGCTTCTGGTCCCTCCCTGTGAATGAGTTGAGTAGACCCtccatcctggagaagggatggtggaaggaggcaggaaagaTATGCCTGGTGGTGAAAGACAGCTGTAAGCAAGAGACACTCTCTCTGCTCCAGGAATGAGTATTTATGCTCCTTAATTGGGAAATCACCTGTATGTCAGAGATGCTTCTGGGAAAACTTTAAGAGCAAGTGGCCAATGCAATCTCTGATCTTCCCAAATGAGACTAGCCTCTCCTCCTGGGTCTACTCTGACCCTTTTCCTTATTTGCATGGATAGACAGGACTCTGATGTGGAGCATCCATACAGGAGGTGAAAGAGGGTTGAGATGCCATATACGATCTGTGTTCCTCTCTGGTTCTCATTGCCTCCGTTTCTCCAGAAGCCCAAAGGTTCCCCTAACACCAGCATGGAGCCCTTGATATAGAGCTCATCATACAGTAACATGTTATGCAAAAACCCAAATGGACTTTTTGCCCAGTACAATCTCATTTTCTATATTGTAAAGCACAGGACTCttcatgggttctccaggcaagagtactggaatgggttgccacttttaactccaggggaccacattttgtcaggacTCTTCACTATGATCCTTCAGGCTTGGGTGACCCTGCATGACTGGCTCATAGCTTCAGTAAGGTACGAAAGGCCCCTTCACCActtaaggctgtgatccatgtggaagagatagtgaaggacagaggagtctgtcgtgctgcagtccacaaggtggCAAGGGGTTGGACAACATAGCGACTGAACAGGAACAACAAAGCATGGGCCAGGAAGAGGTTTCTCACCTGTGACAGACAGGAACAGTGGGTCGCTGGAGTCTGACCACGAGTAGGGAGAGCCAGTGAAAGAGCCATAGCACCTGTAGATCCCGCTGTGGGCCGGGATCCCAGGACCCAGAGGGAACTCTGCCTGGAGGGCTCCGCGGTGGCCCCGCCCTCCAGCGAGCAGTCGCCCAAGGTCCTCACCCTCCATGAGCAGATGGAACTGGTCAAAGGCTCTCTCGGAGCTGCAGACCAAGGTCACGTTCTCTCCTGACCTCACCACGGGGCCCCCCTGGGCTGAGAGAGAGGGTTTCTTGGACAGACCTGGAAGGAGGAGACCTTGACCTTAGAGCACAAAATAACTCTAGTCCTAAGTATAGTACTAACCGGAagtgtgcaacaagagaagcactgcaatgagaaggccgCCTACCGCCAGGAGAGAAAGCCCCACTAAGGGAGACCCAGCACagggaaaaatagagaaataattttaaaaatggagtgtcatttaatatcctttttaaaagaaagaatatatgtacatgaataactgaatcactctgttgtacaaaAGGAATTAACAACATCtgaaatcaactaaacttcaacaaacataaataagataaaataaattttaaaaatcaaccagATGTGCGGTTCTCTTGAAATAAACGGAACCTACTACCTACTGCTGGAGACCATCAGAAAACATGGCATTGACCCAGAAGAAGAGATAATGGAGTGAAAATTGCCAGAATCTCACAGGATCTTGGACCACCTCTTTCTGAGGGCATGTTCAGcactgccctgcccacccccaggggcTGGAAGGGACTCCTTAGCGGGGAGGGTTGGAGGGATATCTCCCCATCTCTTTCTGCAGAAGGACAGTTAAGCCACGAGGCTGAGCAACTTCAGGGTGTTGACATTCAACTCGATCACACAAGGGCCAGACTGCAAGGGCATCTGGTACCACAGTGTGCTGCTGACAGAGGAAGGGAGCTCTGACATGAAAGCAGGAAATCAACCCCTCAACCAACCATCATTGGTTGCCTGAGCCAGGGAATTGCCCGGGTCCCTGCTCTGGTACATTTTTCTCTGTTGGTCGTCTATCACGTTCTTGCTCCTTCACTCTGTCACCGGCTGTGTCTTCTCCTTAGCACGTGGCACAGTCtctgttctcttttccctttcgTGTTCACATCTCCTCTCTCTGGTTTGTTCCCTCTCTCGAGTTTGTGAGTGTCGCTACACGCCTGTCATTCTCTCCCGGGACTGATGCTGGACTGGACACCAGACCTTCTGTGACACAGAGAGCAGAAGGGACTGGTCTGGCCACACTCACCTGTGATGACAATGTCCACAGGGTCGCTGGGGGCTGACCACTCATAGGGGGAGCTGCTGAGTGAGCTGTAGCATCTGTAGGTGCCTGCACTTGCCAAAGTCATAGGGCCAATGACAAAGTCAGCTGGGGCATGCCCACTAGTGAGCATCTCTCCACGTCTCTGGAAATGCCCTGTGCTGCTTTCCTGGTGCAGGATAAACTTGTCACACACCACCGGTGAGTGACAGCGGAGGGTCACATTCTCTGCCACCTGCACGAGGGGTCCTGGGTGGGCTGAGATGGAGGGTTTTGTGAACACACCTAGGAGCAAAGAGGTTGTGAGCTTCAGTGAGTCACCCCACCTTGGCCATTCCCCTGACATCTGAAGGTGTAAAACTCCTCCCCATTTGCCAGAGGAGCCAGTTACCCTTCCTGTGTGTTTTGTTGCATTCTCTTTAGCTTTGTTCTCGGGCTCTGGctcatgtttttccttctggctcatGTTTCTCTTTGCTCAagacctccagcctcctctgtgctcATGCTAAGCTCTTTAGCTGTTGGACCTGCTCCTGGGttcatgcatgcatactcagtcacttcagctgagtccaactctgtgcaactccatggactgtagccagccaggctcctctgcccatgggattctccagttgagaatactgagtgggtggccatgctctCAGCTTCATCCCATCCCTAATATgcgtggtgggggctggggtgggtctgAGGATGATACCCTGGCTCCTTTCACACTCATATAGAATGTGGGCGATGACTGCAGGACgttggggtggaggtggagaaaagggaacatttcccCACCTGTGACCCCACCTCATGTCTCTGGAGACATTCCTGGGACTCCTCCCTGGGGCTTCAGCTCCTTCATGTGGGATTACAGCTGTCTACTGGGTGGCAGGTGCTGGATCAGGGTCGTGCCCCATCCTCCCTGCTGGCAGGCAGTGGCAGCATCCTGTCTAACTCATGCCTAGGGAGGCTCCTCCTTCCTGAGCTGGGGCACCCCATCCCTCTATTTGACACCCTGAGTTTAAACTCTCAGAGTGGGTTCTCTTTCCTGGTTCGGTCCTGGCTGGGAATCCTGAGGAAGTTTTCGGCTGCACTGGGACGTGGACCTAGGGAAGGGTTGCCTGTAGGCACACCTGTACCCAGCTGGGCTGCACCCCTCCTACCTGTGACCACAATCTGCAGGGGATCACTGCGTGCAGACCGGTAGGCTCCCGAACACGTGTAGGACCCGGCATGTTCTCTGGTCACAGGGCCAAGGGTGAACTTGTTGAAATAATATCCCTGGAACTGAGGCAAACCCCTTCTCCCATCTGTTTTGAACAGTATGAATCTCTTAAGTGGAGAACGGGAGTGACACTGAAGAGTCACAGTCTGTCCTAAGGGAACCACGGGGCTTGGCCAGGCGGACAAAGACAGCTTCACATATTCACCTAGGAGAGAAGGAGACACAGGCtttgagaagaaaatgggaacagtCAGCTCTCCCCACTGCTCTCGTGGGTGGGCTTCCCCTTTAATTCTTTGAACTCTCCTCCCCTAAAATGCATCACCCTGATGCTCAAGGACACCTGGGGCTTGgggacagacagagacacagtCAATCCAGGATGGACATCATGGAAATTCTCAGGACATGAATCACTCTTTGGGTTGACAAAATGTTGAAAACCTTTCTCTCAAAACACAAAACACCTGGGGATTcctgggcagtccagtggttaggacttggcactttctctGCCAAGGGCCCAagttgatccctgatcagggaactaagatctcggaTCTCGCAAGCTGCATGATGAAGGCAAATAAAACACCACAGAAAAACTGATGCATGGACAAGAAGcgaaaggacttccctgttgcATTTGTTGTAGCTcaaaacggtaaagaatcttcctgcaaagaaggagaccagggttcagtccctgagatggcaagatcccctggacaaggaaatggcaaccacctccatattcttgcctggagaatttcatggacagaggagcctggtgagctacagtccgtggggtagaAAGGAGTCAGACTCGACCGACTAACACTAAAACAACTAAGCAGTGAAAAAGGCACTTGActaaaaagaaggaagtaaacCTTGAACCTCACTCCTTTGTTAGCTAACCTACAATCACACATAAAATGTGGGACAAGGTCAAGGTGGCCCTGCCTGATGACCAGACCCTTCCCTGGGGTCAGGACTAGCAGGCGGTCCTGCAGACCCTGTTGTTAAGGGCTGGTTGGAGGTGCCAGGAGCCAGCTTGTAGGGGAGGGTCTGTGGGATGCAGCCTCTTGCTCCCCTCTCATGATAGAAATGGCACACAGTGGGCCTAGCTTCCAGCTCCCAGACTTCACACTGTGCCTTCAGGTCCAGAGTCCAGAGCTGGGCTAACCTCTGGGGAGAGTGAAGATGAGTATCAAGGCCAATAGGAGGACCTGAGATCCACAGGGCATGCAGCCCTCACTGTACCGACAGGTGTCTCACCCCAGCCCCCAGTGTCATCTGCATCAGCCCCAAATGCTCTGTTGAACAGAGAAATAAGGGATGGGGAGGACTCACCTACAGTTGCCCAGATCCTCAGACTCACACAGAATCCTAGAAAGAAAAGCATGTCAGAGATTGCTTGTCCTGATGGACCCCATGCTCCCTGCACCCTCATCCAGAGAACCTGGTCAGTGGTGTGAGGACCTCCCAATTTCAACCATAACCCTCTCTGACCATGTCTTTCTGGACTCACCGAGACTCAGGAGGCTGAAGAGTGTGGGGCGCATGGCTCTGCTTCTTTGAGACAGgaggcacaactgagcaaagcTGACAGAGTCACAGGATGCGGAAGCGGGCGGTGTTGATACAGTCTGCCTGGGTCATGTCACATGGGAAGATAGCCAGCCTCTTCTcactccagggatggaactctgaCTTGAGCCGCATCATGGAGCACGGCTCATGACCCAATCATCACTTTTTGTTTCCCTAAACACTGTAAACCTAAGAGGATTCAGACAGATCTTGCTGCCTTAGGAAGTAGAAACGGTGCTTCAGTGTATACCATGCAGGATGCTTTTCCCAAGCTCATGATAAATCTCATTAACCTTAACTcttcaaagaagagaaatcacATGTTCCCACCTCATATGTCA from Bos javanicus breed banteng chromosome 18, ARS-OSU_banteng_1.0, whole genome shotgun sequence harbors:
- the LOC133229490 gene encoding putative killer cell immunoglobulin-like receptor-like protein KIR3DX1 gives rise to the protein MRPTLFSLLSLGFCVSLRIWATVGEYVKLSLSAWPSPVVPLGQTVTLQCHSRSPLKRFILFKTDGRRGLPQFQGYYFNKFTLGPVTREHAGSYTCSGAYRSARSDPLQIVVTGVFTKPSISAHPGPLVQVAENVTLRCHSPVVCDKFILHQESSTGHFQRRGEMLTSGHAPADFVIGPMTLASAGTYRCYSSLSSSPYEWSAPSDPVDIVITGLSKKPSLSAQGGPVVRSGENVTLVCSSERAFDQFHLLMEGEDLGRLLAGGRGHRGALQAEFPLGPGIPAHSGIYRCYGSFTGSPYSWSDSSDPLFLSVTGSTTSTCPSTMEPHTSEEAQLPQAHSCTWYIFLGLIIAFTSTSIILAALVCHWFSTQNHVAIMEGEPMEDRTVNGEDSAVEDVIYAHLDLGTLSERRFTPTPLRPVHPSTEPIIYEEFDANQDHAEP